In the Candidatus Dependentiae bacterium genome, one interval contains:
- a CDS encoding ankyrin repeat domain-containing protein produces MIGYLNKPNRLFFVLNVLGFFLVFNTLSSMDNKFFLFGLERDFNNIVGIYKFGDLDKVKEHLENKIGLEKINIFLNEGKQTLLMIAASGGNYDVVKYLVENGADFKIKDIYGNAALQYAINCCPKKGYVEKKLAKFENYLFKYGDDYIETEIEKKRSDLQKEFEDQVSSYKEVIEFLLQRIHAQSDRDYLLNGDHWGLGAELD; encoded by the coding sequence ATGATTGGTTATTTGAATAAGCCTAATAGATTATTTTTTGTATTAAATGTTTTGGGATTTTTTTTAGTATTTAATACTTTAAGTTCCATGGACAACAAATTTTTTCTATTTGGGTTGGAAAGAGACTTTAATAATATTGTTGGCATTTATAAATTTGGAGATTTAGATAAAGTTAAAGAGCATTTGGAAAATAAAATAGGTTTAGAAAAAATTAATATATTTTTAAATGAAGGAAAACAAACTTTATTGATGATTGCTGCAAGCGGTGGAAATTATGATGTTGTAAAATATTTGGTTGAAAATGGTGCGGATTTTAAGATCAAAGATATATATGGAAATGCAGCTTTGCAATATGCTATTAATTGTTGCCCAAAAAAAGGTTATGTTGAAAAAAAATTAGCAAAATTTGAAAATTACTTATTTAAATACGGTGACGATTATATCGAAACAGAGATAGAAAAAAAGCGATCTGATTTACAAAAAGAGTTTGAAGATCAAGTCTCATCTTATAAAGAGGTGATTGAATTTTTGCTCCAAAGAATTCATGCACAGAGTGATCGCGATTATTTGTTAAATGGAGATCATTGGGGGCTAGGTGCCGAGTTAGATTAA
- a CDS encoding ankyrin repeat domain-containing protein, with product MNFFVNLLKKICKYLTILIFLFYSTSIFSESSLREELRSAIYFGNVSLVSKLIGKGVNINENDSYGRSPLIQAILMNNVNMVKLIVDNGAELNNSYYFSKTPLIEAICIGNSEIVEYLIKKGALVHLVDKSNKSPIEYAAEYGRVDIAELLVNSNINAINSSRSIRSSLILAVAKGHGSIVDLLIKRFFINKKFLENIKFSDGKNLLFAAIDCGKKEIVSSLISAGADLENIDINGWSPLKAAIYLNNKDIIKMLLENGVNANGNDNNKVPSPLICALIYFDKRYVKDVVSLLIKHGANVNGNKNYKVKPLYLSIVNDLIDVAKLLISSGADLNAYSFDNSTTALHNATIFNKLEFVNLLINSGADVNIKDNRGFTPLDYAEGEVFNILTLHGACTGEELISWWDRFILTINEFISNLKKAIINIVNCKNH from the coding sequence ATGAATTTTTTCGTTAATTTGTTAAAAAAAATATGTAAATATCTGACTATTTTAATTTTTTTATTCTATTCAACATCTATTTTTTCAGAATCCAGTTTACGGGAAGAATTAAGAAGTGCTATTTATTTTGGAAATGTTTCATTAGTTTCCAAATTAATTGGTAAGGGTGTGAATATTAATGAAAATGATTCTTATGGGAGGTCACCATTAATTCAAGCCATACTAATGAATAATGTTAATATGGTTAAACTTATTGTTGATAATGGGGCTGAATTGAATAATTCTTATTATTTTAGCAAGACTCCGCTTATAGAAGCTATATGTATAGGTAATTCTGAAATTGTTGAATATTTGATTAAAAAAGGGGCATTGGTTCATTTGGTGGATAAATCGAATAAAAGTCCTATTGAATATGCAGCTGAATATGGTCGTGTTGATATTGCTGAGCTTCTAGTCAATTCAAATATAAATGCAATTAATAGTAGTAGGTCTATAAGAAGTTCTTTGATTTTAGCTGTAGCAAAAGGTCATGGATCTATTGTTGATTTATTAATAAAGAGATTTTTTATTAATAAAAAATTTTTGGAAAATATTAAATTTTCTGATGGTAAAAATCTTTTATTTGCGGCTATAGATTGTGGGAAAAAAGAAATAGTATCTTCTTTAATATCCGCCGGAGCAGATTTAGAAAATATTGATATAAATGGCTGGTCACCGTTAAAGGCGGCAATTTATTTAAATAACAAAGATATTATTAAAATGCTTCTTGAAAATGGAGTAAATGCAAATGGTAACGATAATAATAAAGTACCTTCGCCATTGATTTGTGCTCTTATATATTTTGACAAACGTTACGTAAAAGATGTGGTTAGTTTACTAATAAAGCATGGTGCTAATGTTAATGGCAATAAAAATTATAAGGTTAAGCCTTTATATTTATCGATAGTAAATGATTTGATCGATGTTGCAAAATTATTGATATCCAGTGGTGCTGATTTGAACGCATATTCTTTTGATAATAGTACGACAGCTTTACATAATGCCACTATATTTAATAAATTAGAATTTGTTAATTTATTAATAAATTCTGGAGCAGATGTAAACATTAAAGATAATAGAGGTTTTACGCCTTTAGATTATGCTGAAGGAGAAGTTTTTAATATATTGACTTTGCATGGTGCGTGTACCGGTGAAGAGTTAATTAGTTGGTGGGATAGATTTATTTTGACTATAAATGAATTTATTTCAAATTTAAAAAAGGCTATAATTAACATTGTAAATTGTAAAAATCACTAA
- the ruvB gene encoding Holliday junction branch migration DNA helicase RuvB produces the protein MDSPIELLNLQETQEDRVLTFEPETFDQYLGQEEIKSKLKVYVTACNLRKENLDHILLFGPPGLGKTTLAKVIAKELGATFRITSAPVLERSGDLVAILSNLQEREILFIDEIHRLPKNVEEILYSAMENFAVDMIIGQGAGAKSIRLPLKSFTLIGATTRTSLISGPLQTRFGIVERLDFYDSESLAEIVKQNANFLNVPILPEATFEIGKRARGTPRIVKRIFRRVRDFAQVKGYEVINKEIVDIALNFLDIDEDGLNKLDRKVLAHIIKDFDGGPVGLDTLAAMTGEDRDSLEDVCEPYLIRMGLLQKTTRGRQINPKKYLSLRKKLLGENIIEQKAIF, from the coding sequence ATGGACTCCCCAATAGAATTATTAAATTTACAAGAAACTCAAGAAGATAGGGTTCTCACATTTGAACCTGAAACGTTTGATCAATATTTGGGACAGGAAGAAATAAAATCTAAACTAAAGGTTTATGTTACGGCGTGTAATTTGCGTAAAGAAAACCTAGATCACATTTTGCTTTTTGGTCCGCCCGGTCTTGGAAAAACAACTTTGGCAAAAGTTATAGCTAAAGAATTAGGTGCAACTTTTAGAATTACAAGTGCCCCTGTTTTGGAAAGAAGCGGAGATCTTGTTGCCATTTTATCCAATTTACAAGAACGTGAAATTTTATTCATAGATGAAATTCACAGATTACCTAAAAATGTTGAAGAAATTTTATATAGTGCAATGGAAAATTTTGCAGTTGATATGATAATTGGCCAAGGTGCCGGTGCAAAATCAATTAGACTGCCATTAAAGTCATTTACATTAATCGGAGCTACAACGAGAACCTCGTTGATTTCTGGCCCATTGCAAACCAGATTTGGAATAGTGGAACGACTGGACTTTTATGATTCAGAAAGTTTGGCAGAAATCGTTAAACAAAATGCAAATTTTTTGAATGTCCCAATTTTGCCTGAAGCGACATTTGAAATTGGCAAGCGGGCTCGCGGAACACCTAGGATAGTAAAAAGAATTTTTAGGCGTGTGCGAGATTTTGCCCAGGTTAAGGGCTATGAAGTTATAAATAAAGAAATAGTTGATATAGCATTAAACTTTCTGGATATAGATGAAGACGGTCTCAATAAACTTGACCGCAAAGTTTTGGCTCATATTATTAAAGATTTTGATGGCGGTCCGGTGGGACTTGATACCCTGGCGGCTATGACGGGTGAGGATAGGGATAGTCTTGAAGATGTTTGTGAGCCATATTTGATTCGAATGGGGCTTTTGCAAAAGACGACCAGGGGTAGACAAATTAATCCTAAGAAATATTTGTCTTTAAGAAAAAAGTTACTGGGTGAAAATATCATAGAACAAAAAGCCATATTTTAG